The Apium graveolens cultivar Ventura chromosome 11, ASM990537v1, whole genome shotgun sequence genome has a window encoding:
- the LOC141695102 gene encoding pentatricopeptide repeat-containing protein At3g14580, mitochondrial: MIIHLIVSNVTKIQKPMYPISLLYSNLASKSSSTSFSSSGPIQELDNFNILKHKDWLSPTELVKIFQNLKDPNSSLTLLNQVSKRKDYKPNQVFYTTVINNLALAKDFDGVEEVMRRIKVEKRCKLGDDFFYNVVKIYGHFAGRINSAVETLFAMPQYNCWPTVKTFNFVLNLLVTSKQFDVVHEVYMGASNLGVEVDACCLNIIIKGLCECGVVDAAFKVLEEFPKQNCVPNVRTFSTLMHWLCKNGRVEEAFKLFERMEDEGVEADAITFNILIVGLRKHGRAEEGIKLFDRMMLKGCEPNPGTYQEVLYGLLDMGKFVEAKEFMSSRMFRKGVKPSFESYKLLIQGICGQNLGEDAHWVLKKMVHQGFLPKMKMWKQLIQCVLSGSKNLKSISCEEIIEK, encoded by the coding sequence ATGATTATCCACTTAATTGTATCTAATGTTACCAAAATTCAAAAACCCATGTATCCAATTTCACTTTTGTACTCAAATCTTGCATCAAAATCATCTTCtacttcattttcttcatctgGGCCAATTCAAGAACTTGATAATTTCAACATTCTCAAACACAAAGACTGGTTAAGCCCAACTGAGCTTGTCAAGATATTTCAAAACCTTAAAGATCCGAACTCGTCTCTAACCCTTTTAAATCAAGTCTCGAAACGCAAAGATTACAAGCCCAATCAAGTCTTTTACACTACTGTGATAAATAATCTTGCCTTAGCTAAAGATTTTGATGGGGTTGAAGAAGTTATGAGGAGGATTAAAGTTGAAAAAAGGTGCAAACTTGGTGATGATTTTTTCTATAATGTTGTTAAAATTTATGGGCACTTTGCGGGTAGAATAAATAGTGCAGTTGAGACTCTTTTTGCTATGCCTCAGTATAATTGTTGGCCTACTGTAAAGACTTTTAATTTTGTGTTAAATTTGCTCGTTACGTCGAAACAATTTGATGTTGTTCATGAGGTTTATATGGGTGCTTCAAATTTAGGTGTTGAGGTTGATGCTTGTTGTTTGAATATAATTATTAAGGGGTTGTGTGAGTGTGGTGTTGTTGATGCTGCATTTAAGGTGCTTGAGGAATTTCCTAAGCAGAATTGTGTTCCGAATGTGAGGACTTTTTCGACGTTGATGCATTGGTTGTGTAAGAATGGGAGGGTCGAGGAGGCGTTTAAGTTGTTTGAGAGAATGGAAGATGAGGGTGTAGAAGCGGATGCTATCACGTTTAATATTTTGATTGTTGGACTTAGGAAACATGGTAGAGCGGAAGAGGGGATTAAGCTTTTTGATAGGATGATGCTTAAAGGTTGTGAACCTAATCCAGGAACTTATCAGGAGGTCTTGTATGGTTTGCTTGATATGGGAAAATTTGTGGAGGCAAAGGAGTTTATGAGTAGTAGAATGTTCAGAAAGGGTGTTAAACCAAGTTTTGAGTCGTATAAATTGTTAATACAAGGTATCTGTGGTCAAAATCTTGGGGAGGACGCACACTGGGTTCTTAAGAAAATGGTGCATCAGGGATTTTTGCCAAAAATGAAAATGTGGAAGCAGCTTATCCAATGCGTATTGTCAGGAAGTAAGAATCTCAAAAGCATCTCATGTGAAGAAATCATTGAGAAATAG